The Coffea arabica cultivar ET-39 chromosome 1e, Coffea Arabica ET-39 HiFi, whole genome shotgun sequence genome has a window encoding:
- the LOC113696209 gene encoding uncharacterized protein: protein MGSNNIQEVDLAPPEEDNSLGMGRSYECVFCKRGFNTAQALGGHMNIHRKDRARNKPATSTNSSKHEEDYTVPRLSYQQMNPSHQPYYIAPHETTQFNYSRSCFPASGLAAQPNFANHHYSAQRFNPFGVDHWSMSFGLPCSSSAHVEDFEKARRIGGQEDELDLELRLGP from the coding sequence ATGGGCTCCAATAATATTCAAGAAGTTGACTTGGCGCCGCCGGAGGAAGATAACAGCTTAGGTATGGGCCGATCATATGAGTGTGTATTTTGCAAAAGAGGGTTCAATACGGCTCAGGCTTTAGGTGGACATATGAATATCCACAGGAAAGATAGGGCTAGGAATAAGCCTGCAACTTCGACCAATTCAAGTAAGCATGAAGAGGATTACACGGTTCCAAGATTATCGTACCAGCAAATGAATCCAAGCCACCAACCTTACTATATTGCACCTCACGAGACCACACAATTCAATTATAGTAGATCATGTTTTCCTGCCTCTGGATTGGCTGCGCAGCCCAATTTCGCGAACCATCATTACAGCGCACAACGTTTCAATCCATTCGGGGTTGATCATTGGAGCATGAGCTTCGGCTTGCCATGTAGCTCTTCTGCACATGTTGAAGACTTTGAAAAGGCCAGAAGAATTGGAGGACAAGAAGATGAACTAGATTTGGAGCTTCGACTTGGTCCCTAG